In Mangifera indica cultivar Alphonso chromosome 14, CATAS_Mindica_2.1, whole genome shotgun sequence, the DNA window attaaaaataaaataatatttaattatttaatgatatattatctatatatttaaattatatatttaaaatatatagatatatattattattcaaattttattaatatacagGAATTGACCACCTCTACTTATCACATGCGTACTCCATAACCCTTTTTATCGTTTCCAAAAGCATCAAAATAAAGTATGGTTTCCAATCCGGATTAGTGAATGGGTTCAATAATTAATCACttattttcttctaaaagaTGCATTAGAGGCCTGTGCTTTAGCAAGTATTGATTGATATCAAACTTTCATCATGCTTCAACTTTATAAAAGTTTCATCTAATTAGaacaataataattcattactATCTGATACGTGGTTTGGTTTGCGCTAACTTGTTTGGTTAatcagataataaaaaatttcgatgttcaatcttaggtattaaaaaattaataagataattttaatttttgtcataattttacccttgggcataaaatttttttaactaaagcGTTTAAAATTACGAGTATCCCTAAACCCCTATTTAAAATTACCCTTCCGCCATCATCTCCACGGTCAATatatttcaatgaaaaaaaaataagtcaCCATCAAAACAAAAGATGTGATCAATTCTGTTCGGATATAAAAGATGGCTCATACAAGATTAAAAGTAGCCAAATATGAGTTGGGAAGTTGTCAACTTTAATCTAGAAGAAAAGTTGTTAATGCCAATCAAGACGAAAGGATGAAAAACGTTACATTCTTGTTCAACCGCCAACTCTCTGATTTAATGTTAGTTTTCTTATTGTCCTCTCCCATCCAATCTCCAACTTTTGCTTTGTTACGGttccatttattttaatatattaataatatttaagtaaaataattttttcataatttataatcttttaaattatatatatattttatttttagtaatataaACCAAATGCAATCATCATTATGACAAGACTATATTATATAGTTCTTTTTAAGTACAAAATTACATATGTGAAGGTAGACTGAAATTATAGCAATTATTTTTAAGTGGGATAACAAAGATTGAAGCATAACAAGcgagaaaagggaaaaaagcaTTCCAAGATTTTGCCCTGATTGAAGGCAAATGAATGTGAAAATGATGTCTTCCTTCAAAAATAATAGGTGGACTTCAAAAAAGGTAACTGCTAACCtaccaaatttattataaatctaACTCACCGTTGCccgaattaaattttcaatgcTACATCTACTTCACCTTTTGTCTTTCCACGACAATAAGCatgtacaaaaaataatgtatcattttaataaattaaaattaaaatccttaTATAATGCTAAGTTAGTAACAGCAcctgtatttttatttaattcatattttaaatatattgtttcaaatttttgatattaaaatatattaaacgtatattttatatatttattatgttaaatgtgtatttttattgttttttatgtttttcattttttatgaattttttaaagtataaagatatttattatatttttaattaattatcatattgtCGTAActacataaaacaaaaaactaaatattttgtcatttaaatttctaatcttttctaataattttttatgacagTATGGAATTATTAATCAGAAAACctatgaaaagtgttaaaattttatttgatattactgtatttttaaaaacatattattgataatgtgtCATATTAAACCTATATATACACGTTCTGTATTCGAATTTTatgatcttttttttataaaaatattttttattatttactgtattatacctatataattattgtattattttttttctctattcagGTATTTACTAACTATgatataatgtatataattgtatctttatatagttATACTTATGacaattaatctttatttttttattgataatttttattatctttggGTATGGAGACAAATTTTgggtattaaaattattattgtgtttttaaaatgtcatagtatgtaattttttaatctatttataaacaagataaatattatattgtacgttttgtaaataatatattgggCTAATTCAAGAAGACATTGAAACGCTAAAAACTCTTAAAGTAATGGAAATTGTAGATAATTTCAGATTAATTTGAATTGTATCAAGTCAACTCAaacatagtttaaatttgattaaagttgaaagattttaatatatttcttatttgGATCGGAGTTGAGTTGAAAGTTTTTAATCgaaaacacaaaataatgaCATGAACTATTAGGATTAGACTAGTAATTGGAAACTTAGTTGATGTAATTCCCATAACCACACATGATTTGTTTCTAGTacttaatcttttatattaaatgcTCTAGATACGGGATTATAATAaagaccaaatgactattttccccTCAAGTTTTAGTGcaaatttaaagatatatttacaacagttgaaaattttaaatattcattcataaattaactttttaacttttgttaaaaattttatttataaaaaaataaaatcattattttatcaatagtattaaaaaatatataattatataattatatcttattctTCCTCTTTGATTTTGAAAGCTCGCATCTCACTTTTAATCGCAACTTTGAAAGGTGTCTTCCTccttctcttcctttctctttcaaatctttaaaattttctttttttttctgagaCTAAAACTTTAGcctataataaattatctatattCGAGATTACTGACAACATGAGCGTCACATGTTCCCcactaatcaattaaaaatataaataatgacaactTTTAAATCATGTTCACACATTGAATAAGACATAAAGCTATAATTCCTGTTTTCCACACCATTCAATTAAACATTCGTAATATCCACCggcataaaaatttattttaattttttgtggcTAAAAATGAACACTGTGTTCTCTTTTGACTAACCCTTCCAAGACGTCTCCAGCTACAAACCAACCCAATTAACTCTTCAGCGAAAGCGATTAATTTCTGTACAACTAAAAATTAGCAAAATTAGtgaaatttgattattgtgttttgaatttatttatttaattaatacgGACagaatttttgattaaaaaatcatttttttacactttaattttatgataGAAAATATATTGGCCTTAGTTCTCTTTTCCATTGTcggagaaaaaattaaaacggaATAATTTTTAAACCCCTAATAGTGTTCTCAGATTTCATAAAACCCCCTTCAAATACCAATAATAACACAAAAACCCTATAAAACTTTCAACTTTAACATTATTGGCCATTCTTACTATTATAGGGATTAAAGATATTTAACCTTGACCTTTATGACTTTCTTGGGAGAAACAAAACCTCTCATGTTTATTCAAACTTTAAAAGCCATTCactttatttgattattatcaaattgagttcaaatttctCATTGCTTAActtaataaattcataatttaattaaagtgtaatattaataaatctcttaaaattttaaaatattaataaaatttaatttattaatataaatactataaaatttaattataattttttaagccCACTTCAAGTCAATAATTAGGGGAACCCGACCTTACAATTTCCGAACACATCAGACTCGAAGCTTTGTGTAGTCTTAATCAAGTCaaccataattaaaaaaagaaataattgccGAAAATCAGGGACCAGGTAGGAAGAATTTACAGTACTGTCACGAGTTCTAATACGACCAAGTCACTATCACCGTCACGGTGGACCCTCCGCATCTTGCCTGTTTTATTCCACCAATTAAAAATATCTCCGTTATTGTCACGAGACAAACAGTCACATTACACAAGGCCAACACGTGGCATACCACTTCCACGTATTCAAACTTGgaaaatattctttaaattatgataataaaaaaaaaaactctcctaaatttaaaaaattaatataaattaattattaataaaattaatgtcaAAATAACAGATAAATAgacaatttattaatattgatatgaTTGCTTTGCCATTCAACTTCTTTTTATTTACCATACATGCCATAGAGCGTTTAGGTGGATCCCACTGTCATCCACCTATGAGAGCTACTTATCACATTTCATTATCCTGCATTAAAAGTACGGTAAAACATCCCATCCAACGGTTTTTCTGACATTCACTTTACCAATTACggtaaatttataattattcactTAAAAGTTTCAAACCACTTTAACATTTGCTAGGAGCGAATCCAACACGATTATTGACCAAGTCGTAGCTGACACGTGTCCGCTGCTGCTGTACGTTGCCTATAATGGACAGAGACGACCTCGTTGGGGCAAATGCGAAACAGAAGGTCCCCATCGAATCCACTGGAACAAGGTAATTTTTGGCCGGTAAATTCAAAGATTTTCCACCGGAGAAGAGAAACGACACCGTTGGGACACTGACGGTAGATAAACCAGAAAAATCGTAACACGTGTCGAACAAAGCAAAGCCACTAGTGGATTTTAAGTTGCCCGCGTATTTACGGAACGAGTCACGGAGTGCAACATAAGCCTGAGTCGGTAACCGAGATATGGCGGTCCCACAGTCGACAATCACTCCACCGTTGCCTGAGCTGCCCAATGCGAAAACCGACGGTGGTATTTGAACCGGCTTACCTCCGACGCTGAAACCGATGAGCCCGACGTAATAAAATGTATCAAGTTTTGGGTTTTTGAGTAACGGAGCTAGGACTGAGTCAGAGGGAAAGGCCGAGTTGAACTCTAGACTACCTGAATCGGCCGAGTCACGATCAACCAAACAGTAAGAAAACGACTTCGCTTTAACCTGTCTAGTGAGTGAGATCTTGCCACCACCGAGTCCAATTAAACCAGCGGCTCCGGCGAATAACCCCTGATTGTTATGGCCACAACCGATAGCCACATTTGGTACGGTCCCGCTGTTTCCAAACGACAGCGTTTCGGTCACAAAATCGCCGACAGTGTAAGAGCCGTCACCGTACGACACTTGATATTGGCACGTGGTTCCGCTACACCCGGCCCTGTCGAGAGCTGCACACTGTTGGGTGTTACAACCGAGAGAACGGTAAGACGACGACAATTTCGGGTTATAAATCGGGTCGGACTGCTGGTAACATCTAGAAAATGAACAAGGTTGACACTGAATCCAGTTAACGTCACTGCCAGTGTCGATGGTCATGTAGTACTGTTTGGGCGGAGTCCCGACACCGATCCGAGAGAAGTACTCGCCGCTGCCTTGGCTAAGCCCGGACACGACGGGAGTGGACAAATCCTCGGGGAGGATCTGATTGAGAGCGAGGCTAAGCTTACTTCTCAGAGAGTTGACTCGAGCTGAGTCGCGAGCTAGTCGAGAGTTTAGTAGTGCCACGTAGTCTTTCATCTGGGTTTTGAAGATGGTGTCACGTGAGAGAAGCGGCAGTGaaaacgaagaagaagaagaagaattgatTGCGGAGAGGGAAACAAATTCTTGTTCTAGTGGTTCAATGGAGAGGATGTCGAGTGCTTGTTGAAGAACAAAGGAGACGTTGAGGACGGATGTTGTGAATTCTGATGAGACTGTACGAGAGACAACAGCggaggaagaaagaagaagagtaaAAGCGAAGAGAAGTAAGACTTTTCTTGAAGCCATTTTTGTAGAAGAGAGAAGTAGCTGGAGCAGAGAGGAGAGAATTATGAATGTTCAACGGAGTGGGGTTTCAGTTTATTTAAAGGGATCAGTTACatgtaaaataacattttcattcCCAGAGTTTGGAGAttgtatttttagtttaattattaaacctGAAAAGGTTCGGACAAagggtttttaagattttaatacggatgataatgatatttttaggTCTTGTTGGATCGaagtgtcattttttttttcaaatcggAGGAACAGAAAAGGGAGCAGTAGGCAATAAAGGAAGTAGTTTCAGAGCATTAAAAGCCAGAAACAGAATTCAACACTATGTCGTGATAGCCCAACAGTCCCATTAATTTTCGGAATTTAATcctaaaatctaatttaatctTCTctcttaagaaaaaataattataggttataaataaaaattgatattttttactttgttaGCTGAGGATGACAAATTTGttagggaaaaaaacaaaacccctaaatctaaacaaattttatCTAATCTATTTtacatgttattgtttatttttatttacacgggagtaaaaaaagattttaattaaatttattttgatttaaaataaatttaatttaaacgagttcaattaagatattttttttatctattaaactttaatttgtatttgaatttaaacttaaaagttactaaatttatcaaatttgtgagttaaaaaatacttaattgGTTAATACGTATTAAAATAAAgtgattttgattaattttaaatttgttataatttataatagaatttaattcgaattttattttattttaactgaaTTTAAACCCAGTTTTTTCAAACTCAGGCCAAAATGAACTTGCTTAATGAGGCAAGacttttttcaaatcaaattgaatttaagaagTTTGATTTGATGTGAATTTGGCTCTACATGAGATAAGTCGGCCAACCTTGCCCAGTCATGGGCCAAGTGGAGGCTAGTTCACCAACAAGCCGTGTTATCTCATGACTCATGTTCGGTCAGCGTCCTGtattcaatttttatctttatttggCTAAAAGAGTAGTTCCAACCTCTAGTACAGTGAAAACTAAAGTCTTACTCTTTgcttttactcttaattttaattaagaattttaactttatagctaaacttttatcttttttttttctttttaattttaaaaatttaatatttactttattcaaaatttaaaaagtaacaattttttctctaagattttctttctttttctccaatAACCGATTTCTTCTCAATCATCAAccaatttttcctcttttttctttgtCAACACTTTTCCTTCTTCCCTTTCTTCGTTAGACTTCATCTCTATCTCGACAAAtatgaagaaaagaaggaggagcGTCAacagagaaaaaagagagaaggtTGACCGACGATCGAAAATAAATTGATCactaaagagaaagagagaaaactttaaaagaaaatttatcatttttcaaactttgaagaaaattttgggaGGTGTatgtgagattttaaaattgagggaaaaaatgtgatgaaattgtagtttgttaaataataattttacttttaatcttaactgagatttttaacaaaatttaattcatagataaatgtttaggtttttgaaagttagtgaATAAAACTTTAGGATTTCACCATCTtttaggtgggaacaagtcttttgacctttttattttaataagttagTCAAAGTTTCTCTAGCtaagtttttcctttttgtttttctttttttcttaaataatttttactttagATCGATTTAGGCTTAATCTAATTTAGGTTATGATTGGATAATGGACGAGCTCAATTTAATGAAAAGATTGGAAGAGTATAATATTGAAACATTCACCAAATGTGGAATGCGTTAGAAAATCTTTTAAGTGACAATTTTTATCAAGAATTAAATATGAGTGGATTCGAATAccctattaaaaaataagaacccAAAACGAGAACCAGAACCAAACAAAGTAAATTACTGGTTTGGATTTGATTCTTATCCATATTttccatttgttttttttttttcacaaaacaaGATATTCCACAGAGACTGACCAAAAACTGAaccatttaattatttgaggTCTCTATGGCAATGTCTGCTTGGCATGCATAACAATCCAACAAATGCTTGACTGTgctattttgtttgtttaagttaaaattttgaatgcaGCGCAAGATTAAAAAAGCATACccatttgaaatatttcttgTGAAGTTTCATATAGCTCCACTACAATCTTCTTAATTTGGCATCTAAATTTCCAGTAATGTCATTCAATATCTGGAATGGTAGAGaccaagaaaggaaaaaatgaaaaaataatgacCATGAAGAAAGTAAGGAGAAACGctagaagaaaaatgaaatgatacTTAATAGAGATCTAACTCATCAAGCTAATCTTAAAAGCATATTGTCCAGATAGACAGTTTGGATTGATTGACGGATGGGTTGTGATTTTTAAGAGTATAGAATCAGAACCGAAATAGATATTGATAGGTTCCACTATATCTAAAACCAAAATTAACCCGTTATAAGTTAGTTTTGAACAAACAGTTTTAATTCAAGACAAGTGATTTCTTTGTCTTGTTTGAAACTTTATTAGAAGTCAATCCAACTTCAACCAAAACTTAGAGAGAAAGCCGTGGAGAACGAAATACTAATGGAGATTTATTTTAACTGATTTAATTTTggaattaacttttttttgttttaggggtagaaaatgaaaagatagtatacaattaatattttttatatatatttatgattattatgAGCAATGACATATTATGTGATTTACGTGGcgtttcttaaaattttaagtgttcAGATATAAGGTATGGAAGTCAACTTTTTATAgaagtgatattttatttgaaaatatgacttaattatttagaattgagccaaaaaagggcaaaaaataAGGGCAAAggaccatttcccacccaagtttaagctAGATTTCAAAAACATAccaatgataattaaaaaactcaaatatatactcataagtaaacttctattaaaatgaatgataaaatcatcattttttctcaaattttaaaaatttataatattccttttaatttagaaaactaatattttctctttaaaattaagttttgaaaggTAACAATTTCTCGCCTTTCAAATTTCTTGGCAAATGACTATCACTCTCTCCCCTCTTGACGATGGCTCTTTGTCCTATGCCTCTTCTTTGTTTGAAGCCCTCTTCCTTTGATTagattttcttttgattatttgaattcaaacgaAACCCTTCATCATTATATAGATGACAACGAAGTGTCCAAACCAGGGATTCGTCATCTAAGGCGTCTATCCTTGGTCTAGACACGTTATCATTGTCTAGACAATGATAATTCATTTGGATTCAAATTCTTTGAATCCATATGAAATCATGTAAAAGGGAGAGAGATTCAAATGGAGAGAAGACGCTGGAGATAGAACTATCGTCTGGAGGGGGAGAGTGGTCGTTGTTCACCAGAAAATCatcaagaaatttgaaagagataaaatgtcattttttaaaacttaatcttaaaggaaaatatattagttttctaaactaagaaaaaaaaaattattataattttttaaagtttataggtaaaataaagattttattcttttatctaataaaaaaatttaacagggGTTAGTCCATAcgtgaatatttgaattttttaacaacCATAAGTATGCTTTGGAGcataaactaaaacttgggttgaaaaTAGTGCTTTgccctaaaaataaatatcgATTAGACCGATAAAGTGCAATTGCGTATGTTAAACCTTTTTGTTGGGCCTAAAATTCACCCGTTTGAATTTATGGGAAGCTTATTGAATAAGCCCAACTTGAAGCACCATCTGTATTTCTCTTCAATATCTTTTCATAAATATGCAACATATTTATTATTCcagtttaataatatatttctgCCTTAAATTTTTCTAAAGACCTAAGGAAAcggttttaaaatttagatcaGATAAGGTAACAATTCGGTTTAACtgtaatatgttatttattgatattaaacataTGTATCatccaattaaatttatttttatattaaaataatttataatttatatttaataattaattatataaaattattttaaatatattattaacagcCGTATGACTAATTAGATTAGATTTTCCCTTGGATAAGTCAACGTTTATCCGGTATcaaaaagatctctttcttcaTCAATCccagtaaaataaaataaacaatttaaccATTACCTACCAACAAACTCGATGTTATGTCTTGTATTATTGAATGGTTTTTTACGCATGTTTTAAAAGCTAAAGATCAGTGAAGGGTTTTACTAATTGCAatttttcctttgaaatttaaaaaagtaatttcaGCCCCcctatgaaatttcaaaaagtaacattcccacccaatgtttattCTAACTAAATTCCTCGtcttttcagtttaaaaatacaattattcgCCTTTGTTATGTCATCGAACTTAGAGGGGGACATGTAATTAACCTCATTTATTAGCGTGTATCCTAATTTTACACAAACAGAGAAGTTTCCAGTTAATTACgtgataaaaacataattaattactcCTAATATGCCTTAACATTTAGGGGAAGCGAATCCCACCCGTTCATTAGACAAATCAAAAGTGACACGTGTCCCCTGTTGTTGAATGTTCCCTATAATCTGCGGTGACGAATTTGTGGGAGCAAATGCAAAACAAAAAGTCCCATCCGAATCCACCGGAGTCAAATAATTCTCGGGGGGTAGATCAAAATATTTGCGCCCATCAAATATAAACGACACCGTTGGGACCTTTACGTTTGATAAACCAGCGAAGTTGTAACACGTGTCGAACAACGCATAGCCCTGCGCGGATTTTAAGTTGGTCGTTTGACTCCGGAAAGCATCGCGTAATGAGTAATAAGCCTGAGTTTCAATCCGAGATACAGCGGTCCCACAATCGACGATGATCCCGCCATCGCCGTATTCGTCGAGTTCGAAAGTCGACTCATTGATTTGGACCGACTGTCCACCGACAGCAAATCCGGTGAGGCCGACGTAGTAAAAAGTTTCGGTTTGGCTGCTTTTGGATAAAGTAGTTGTGACTGAGTCTCTCGGCAAAGGTGAGTTGAACTCGAAAGTGCCCGTGTTGTTTGAGTCACGATCCACTAAACAGTAGGAAAACGATGACGCTTTGAGTTGTTCAGGGAGAGAGAGCGAGCCGCCGCCGAGGCCAAGCAACCCTGCGGCTGCGGCAAATAAACCTTCATTGTCATGGCCACATCCCATGATGACATTTTCCACGTATCCACTCTTCCCGAACGACAGTGTTTCGGTCATGAGATTACCCACTGTGAAAGACCCGTCACCGTACGTCACTTCATAGATACATGAGTCTCTACTGCAAGCTGACACTTCAAGTTGTTCACACTGAGGAGAATCACACGAAACAGATTCATAAGACGACGAGGAGGATGGATCGTAAATCGAGTCGGATTGTTCGTAACAGTCAATACACGGTTCACATTGAATCCAGCTAAC includes these proteins:
- the LOC123196290 gene encoding protein ASPARTIC PROTEASE IN GUARD CELL 1-like is translated as MASRKVLLLFAFTLLLSSSAVVSRTVSSEFTTSVLNVSFVLQQALDILSIEPLEQEFVSLSAINSSSSSSFSLPLLSRDTIFKTQMKDYVALLNSRLARDSARVNSLRSKLSLALNQILPEDLSTPVVSGLSQGSGEYFSRIGVGTPPKQYYMTIDTGSDVNWIQCQPCSFSRCYQQSDPIYNPKLSSSYRSLGCNTQQCAALDRAGCSGTTCQYQVSYGDGSYTVGDFVTETLSFGNSGTVPNVAIGCGHNNQGLFAGAAGLIGLGGGKISLTRQVKAKSFSYCLVDRDSADSGSLEFNSAFPSDSVLAPLLKNPKLDTFYYVGLIGFSVGGKPVQIPPSVFALGSSGNGGVIVDCGTAISRLPTQAYVALRDSFRKYAGNLKSTSGFALFDTCYDFSGLSTVSVPTVSFLFSGGKSLNLPAKNYLVPVDSMGTFCFAFAPTRSSLSIIGNVQQQRTRVSYDLVNNRVGFAPSKC
- the LOC123196291 gene encoding protein ASPARTIC PROTEASE IN GUARD CELL 1-like; protein product: MAVTTTFFLFTLLFSFPLTFSLTLPTTTSPLDVSSAIKRTLDILNVNYSRVQLQPFGQETMQKSFLNRSSCSFSFALHSIEILNKTQYKDYKTLLDSRLDRDLARVNSLVSKLQRALDKEKVKHSDADNEMLTQGDELSAPLVSGESQGSGEYFARIGVGSPAEQYYMVIDTGSDVSWIQCEPCIDCYEQSDSIYDPSSSSSYESVSCDSPQCEQLEVSACSRDSCIYEVTYGDGSFTVGNLMTETLSFGKSGYVENVIMGCGHDNEGLFAAAAGLLGLGGGSLSLPEQLKASSFSYCLVDRDSNNTGTFEFNSPLPRDSVTTTLSKSSQTETFYYVGLTGFAVGGQSVQINESTFELDEYGDGGIIVDCGTAVSRIETQAYYSLRDAFRSQTTNLKSAQGYALFDTCYNFAGLSNVKVPTVSFIFDGRKYFDLPPENYLTPVDSDGTFCFAFAPTNSSPQIIGNIQQQGTRVTFDLSNERVGFASPKC